The following coding sequences lie in one Mycobacterium gordonae genomic window:
- a CDS encoding arylamine N-acetyltransferase family protein, with protein MAVDLSAYFDRVGYDGATEPTLDVLQALVTAHTRTIPFENLDPFMGLPVADLSVDALSDKLVRRRRGGYCYEQNGLLGHVLAQLGFQVRRFGGRVVWMNPPDAPVPAQTHTLLAVTFPGSEGPYLVDVGFGGQTPTSPLRMAIGGVQQTMHEPFRLEDRGDGLVLQAQVRDQWQSLYEFTTQTRPEIDLTVGSWYVSTHPSSHFVTGLMVAAVTDDARMNLAGRILTIHRADGSAKTVLGDAAAVVDIVRTRFGIDVPDPGGLEARLDALLARQPGADSA; from the coding sequence ATGGCAGTAGATCTGAGCGCATACTTCGACAGGGTCGGCTACGACGGGGCCACCGAGCCGACCCTGGACGTGCTGCAGGCTCTGGTGACCGCCCACACCCGCACCATTCCGTTCGAGAACCTCGACCCGTTCATGGGCCTGCCGGTCGCCGATCTTAGCGTGGATGCGTTGAGCGACAAGCTGGTTCGTCGGCGCCGCGGCGGCTACTGCTACGAGCAGAACGGTCTGTTGGGCCATGTGCTGGCTCAACTGGGTTTCCAGGTTCGCCGGTTCGGGGGTCGCGTGGTGTGGATGAATCCGCCGGATGCGCCGGTTCCCGCTCAGACCCACACCCTGCTCGCGGTGACCTTCCCCGGTAGCGAGGGACCGTATCTGGTCGATGTCGGGTTCGGCGGCCAGACACCCACCTCGCCGCTGCGGATGGCGATCGGCGGGGTGCAGCAGACGATGCATGAGCCGTTCCGGCTGGAAGATCGTGGCGACGGGTTGGTTCTGCAGGCCCAGGTCCGTGACCAATGGCAGTCGCTGTACGAGTTCACCACGCAGACCCGCCCGGAAATCGATCTGACCGTGGGCAGCTGGTACGTCTCCACACACCCGTCCTCGCATTTCGTGACCGGTCTGATGGTGGCCGCGGTCACCGACGACGCCCGGATGAACCTGGCCGGTCGCATCCTGACGATCCACCGCGCCGACGGCAGCGCGAAGACCGTGCTCGGCGACGCGGCCGCGGTGGTGGATATCGTGCGCACCCGGTTCGGTATCGATGTGCCCGACCCGGGTGGCCTCGAAGCCCGGCTGGACGCGCTACTGGCTCGGCAACCAGGCGCCGATTCGGCGTAG
- a CDS encoding serine/threonine-protein kinase, with amino-acid sequence MPEESDGAPVTGGIADELTAAGFEDARQVGRGGAGVIYRCYETALGRNVAVKVLPSHFDEESRERFLREGYAMGGLSGHPNIVHILRVGMTISNRPYIVMPYHAADSLAVRLRHEGPIPWPEALRIGVKLCGALETAHRNGTLHRDIKPANVLINDYGEPQLSDFGIAHIEGGYETATGFFSGTIDYTAPEVMTGNPATVAADIYSLGATIYALIAGNAAHERRKGEDLIAQYLRISSTGIPDMRPDGIPDAVCSAIEHAMSIDPEKRPASAEEFGRELQAAQRASGLKPDAMAITSMGDNTGRTSIAGPGVSASPPAGTGETRQIPPPRRDAVFEGPTSAISRSIPPPAAEPGVAENPAEAARMLRDAHGTHRQAQVPPAPASATPPARAASNKKFLLIGAAILVVLLLVAGGVFLAMPDDKKNTTANSQSRTQAPVVWKPITNARIARDAVATTQSDGTIWIFGGVGSDGNVTGRHEGYDPAIDEWKGGDDLPVPVQRAMAVTWQGNPVVLGGWKTTGTKPVATDQVWRVVNSHWVELPHLLQPRAAAAAAVVGDRIIVTGGVDAGGALLNTTEVFDGNSWTLGAPLPTPRQLLAAATNGKLVYAVGGASGSTDSAAVEAYDPDAKTWTTLPPLPRPRSDLGVAIADGRLVAAGGLSGGEVLKSVSVFDLMAKNWDSLPDMASARHGMAVAAVEKTVYAIGGASGPGDQQVVSSAEALTLPARKTQPAAQWRSLPDAKSPRLMMAWTVQGDKIWLISGLYNGSVLTTVESYDPRSGVWETGPPLPIPLHHAAAATYRNEVVVLGGASDNIADASNKVFALRGGSWVELASLTHPRAAPAAAVVGDKLVVVGGQNAKQVVPQTEVFDGNSWKDAANMPTPREHLAAVSDGTYVYTVGGRFLSADKNSAAFERYDPQADAWTKLVDMPTPRGSYGATFIDGRVVAVGGEEPTQVLAVVEAYDIADGKWSTLPPMPTARHGEAVATVGSTIYVIGGANRPSHEGGTATVEALDFM; translated from the coding sequence ATGCCTGAGGAATCCGACGGCGCGCCCGTAACAGGCGGCATCGCAGACGAACTCACCGCGGCCGGATTCGAGGATGCCCGACAGGTCGGCCGTGGTGGCGCCGGGGTGATCTACCGCTGCTACGAGACGGCACTGGGACGAAACGTCGCGGTGAAGGTGTTGCCGTCCCACTTCGACGAGGAGAGCCGGGAGCGCTTTCTGCGGGAGGGCTACGCGATGGGCGGGCTCTCCGGGCATCCGAACATCGTGCACATCCTGCGCGTCGGGATGACCATCAGCAACCGCCCCTACATCGTCATGCCCTACCACGCCGCGGATTCCCTCGCGGTCCGGCTGCGCCATGAGGGGCCCATCCCATGGCCCGAGGCGCTGCGTATCGGGGTGAAGCTCTGCGGGGCACTGGAAACCGCGCACCGCAACGGCACCCTGCACCGCGATATCAAGCCGGCGAACGTGCTCATCAACGATTACGGCGAGCCGCAGTTGAGCGACTTCGGCATCGCCCACATCGAAGGCGGATACGAGACCGCGACCGGGTTCTTCTCCGGCACGATCGACTACACCGCTCCGGAGGTGATGACCGGTAACCCCGCCACGGTCGCCGCTGACATCTATTCGCTGGGGGCCACGATCTACGCGCTGATCGCCGGCAATGCCGCGCATGAGCGTCGCAAGGGCGAAGACCTAATTGCCCAGTATCTGCGGATCAGTTCCACTGGCATCCCGGACATGCGGCCAGACGGGATCCCCGACGCCGTGTGTTCGGCGATCGAGCATGCGATGTCAATCGATCCGGAGAAGCGGCCGGCGTCCGCCGAGGAATTCGGGCGTGAGTTGCAGGCCGCGCAGCGCGCCAGCGGATTGAAGCCCGACGCGATGGCCATCACCAGTATGGGCGACAACACCGGGCGCACGTCCATCGCGGGGCCGGGCGTCTCGGCGAGCCCGCCGGCGGGGACCGGCGAGACACGGCAAATCCCGCCGCCGCGCCGGGACGCAGTTTTTGAAGGCCCCACGTCCGCGATCAGCCGTTCGATCCCTCCGCCGGCCGCCGAGCCCGGCGTCGCGGAGAACCCTGCCGAAGCCGCGCGAATGCTGCGCGATGCGCACGGCACCCACAGGCAGGCCCAGGTCCCGCCGGCACCGGCGTCGGCCACTCCCCCCGCCAGGGCGGCGAGCAACAAGAAGTTTCTGCTGATCGGGGCGGCGATCCTGGTGGTCCTGCTGCTGGTCGCCGGCGGAGTGTTCCTTGCGATGCCCGACGACAAGAAGAACACCACCGCCAATAGCCAGTCGCGGACTCAGGCGCCGGTGGTGTGGAAACCCATTACCAATGCGCGGATCGCCCGCGATGCGGTGGCGACGACGCAATCCGATGGCACCATCTGGATCTTCGGCGGCGTCGGAAGCGACGGCAACGTCACCGGACGCCACGAGGGATACGACCCGGCCATCGACGAATGGAAGGGCGGCGACGACCTTCCGGTCCCGGTTCAGCGCGCTATGGCGGTGACGTGGCAGGGCAACCCGGTGGTGCTCGGCGGCTGGAAGACGACCGGTACCAAACCTGTTGCGACCGATCAGGTTTGGCGGGTGGTCAATAGCCACTGGGTGGAGTTGCCACACCTGCTGCAGCCCAGGGCCGCCGCGGCCGCGGCGGTGGTCGGCGACCGGATCATCGTGACCGGTGGTGTGGACGCCGGCGGCGCGCTGCTGAACACGACCGAAGTCTTCGACGGTAATTCGTGGACGCTAGGCGCTCCACTGCCGACGCCGAGGCAGTTGCTCGCCGCAGCCACCAACGGCAAGTTGGTGTACGCGGTCGGCGGAGCCAGCGGCAGCACCGATTCGGCCGCGGTGGAGGCATACGACCCGGACGCGAAAACATGGACGACGTTGCCGCCGTTGCCACGGCCCCGCAGCGATCTCGGCGTGGCGATCGCCGACGGACGTCTGGTCGCGGCCGGCGGCTTGTCCGGCGGCGAGGTGCTCAAGAGCGTGTCGGTGTTCGACCTCATGGCGAAGAACTGGGATTCTCTGCCCGACATGGCGAGCGCACGGCACGGGATGGCCGTGGCCGCGGTGGAGAAGACGGTCTACGCGATCGGCGGCGCGAGCGGGCCGGGTGACCAGCAGGTGGTGTCGTCGGCCGAAGCGTTGACGTTGCCGGCCCGCAAGACTCAGCCCGCCGCCCAATGGCGCAGCCTGCCGGACGCGAAGAGTCCCCGGCTGATGATGGCTTGGACGGTGCAGGGCGACAAGATCTGGCTGATCAGCGGGCTCTACAACGGATCGGTCCTGACCACGGTCGAAAGCTACGACCCGCGCAGCGGCGTCTGGGAAACCGGGCCGCCATTGCCCATCCCGCTGCACCACGCCGCAGCGGCCACGTACCGCAACGAGGTGGTGGTGCTCGGCGGTGCCAGCGACAACATCGCCGACGCCTCTAACAAGGTCTTCGCGTTGCGTGGCGGGAGCTGGGTTGAGTTGGCGAGCCTCACCCACCCGCGGGCCGCGCCGGCCGCCGCGGTGGTCGGCGACAAGCTCGTGGTAGTCGGTGGGCAGAACGCCAAGCAAGTGGTGCCCCAGACCGAGGTCTTCGACGGCAACTCGTGGAAGGACGCGGCGAACATGCCGACCCCGCGGGAGCACCTTGCGGCGGTGTCGGACGGCACCTATGTGTACACCGTCGGCGGCCGGTTCCTGTCGGCCGACAAGAATTCCGCCGCCTTCGAGCGCTACGACCCGCAAGCGGATGCCTGGACCAAGTTGGTCGACATGCCGACGCCGCGTGGAAGTTACGGCGCGACGTTCATCGACGGCCGGGTCGTGGCGGTCGGCGGTGAGGAACCGACCCAGGTGCTGGCCGTGGTGGAGGCCTATGACATCGCCGACGGCAAATGGTCGACGTTGCCGCCGATGCCGACCGCGCGCCACGGCGAGGCGGTCGCGACGGTTGGTAGCACGATCTACGTGATCGGCGGCGCAAACCGGCCGTCGCACGAGGGCGGTACCGCGACGGTTGAGGCACTGGACTTCATGTAG
- a CDS encoding toxin-antitoxin system HicB family antitoxin produces the protein MNRYTFRVEWCPEYDAYLAKCLELPFLTERAPLAQQAVALAAEAIERHLETCREEGSEAPPPLTERDHSGTFVVRTSRALHTRLVIEANEQGVSMNHWVVQQLSGRQSKGSFGELFFD, from the coding sequence GTGAACCGCTACACATTCCGCGTCGAGTGGTGTCCGGAATACGACGCGTACCTTGCTAAGTGCCTTGAGTTACCGTTTCTGACCGAACGCGCGCCGCTGGCTCAGCAGGCCGTCGCGCTGGCGGCGGAGGCAATCGAACGGCACCTAGAGACCTGCCGAGAAGAAGGCAGCGAGGCGCCGCCGCCACTGACCGAGCGTGACCACAGCGGTACTTTCGTCGTGCGAACATCGCGCGCGTTACACACCCGGCTCGTCATCGAAGCAAACGAACAGGGCGTGTCGATGAATCACTGGGTGGTGCAACAGCTTTCGGGACGTCAGTCGAAGGGTAGCTTCGGCGAACTCTTTTTCGACTGA
- a CDS encoding CHAD domain-containing protein, which yields MANQACDTVVDYLSAQLDQVFAGLVGLREGDDPIHDTRVAIRRLRSTLRVFGKVMDAAAVGDLDEELKWFAGLLGEVRDCQVQLRRFTAALDELPDELVLGPVKSRIRNDLRAVELPARNRVGAEMESTRYQALLAVLRDWRVRPPVAAGVSRKDLRKRASRAAHKADRRLAAALEDGSGDMLHRARKSAKRARYAAELRKPVDRRARRVVRHYKQIQTVLGDHQDAVVATEVLRRMAAVAGTTPGENGFTFGLLYAREERIASESRSHLSLLHLHSGA from the coding sequence GTGGCGAACCAAGCTTGTGACACGGTCGTCGATTATCTGAGCGCGCAGCTCGACCAGGTATTCGCGGGTTTGGTGGGGCTTCGCGAAGGTGACGATCCCATCCACGACACTCGGGTGGCGATCCGGCGGCTGCGCAGCACCCTGCGGGTATTCGGCAAGGTGATGGACGCAGCGGCCGTCGGCGACCTGGACGAGGAACTGAAGTGGTTCGCCGGCCTGCTCGGTGAGGTCCGCGACTGTCAGGTCCAGTTGCGCCGCTTCACCGCGGCGCTCGACGAACTGCCCGACGAGCTGGTGCTGGGCCCGGTCAAGTCACGCATTCGCAATGACCTTCGCGCCGTTGAACTTCCCGCCCGCAATCGGGTGGGCGCGGAGATGGAGTCGACCCGTTACCAGGCTTTGCTGGCGGTGCTGCGGGATTGGCGGGTGAGGCCGCCCGTGGCCGCGGGAGTAAGCCGCAAAGACTTGCGCAAGAGAGCGTCCCGGGCCGCGCATAAGGCGGACCGGCGATTGGCGGCCGCGCTCGAAGATGGTTCCGGCGACATGCTGCACAGGGCCCGCAAGTCGGCGAAGCGCGCTCGCTACGCCGCCGAGCTGCGAAAACCCGTGGATCGGCGGGCGAGACGAGTTGTTCGGCATTACAAGCAGATACAAACCGTGCTCGGTGATCATCAGGATGCCGTGGTGGCTACCGAGGTGTTGCGCCGGATGGCGGCGGTGGCGGGAACGACGCCAGGGGAGAACGGGTTCACCTTCGGCTTGCTCTATGCGCGCGAGGAGCGGATCGCGTCCGAGTCGAGGTCACACTTGTCACTTCTGCATCTGCATTCCGGGGCATGA
- a CDS encoding MlaD family protein, which produces MKFNAGVTVAVLVIATLLGAGYLTFGVLKVEPTAQPTRLTLMLDTSGGLMPTSQVTMRGIRVGKVSGIHTTPSGLKVSIDLDPGHSIPADSAISIQNLSLVGEQYIDFKPQHIAPPYLSDGTVIPAERVASAVTVSDLLTKANALLSVLNPTYVNNIVGTVSQVFSGNDAAIDSLAATAGGVAKIERDNKQILAALFGNLATLTTNISEQDVGGVLSRSGKMLPSSILALARLTHEVDVYAHSGDGVFAPGAPVPTLVANLRRYLDMLSGPLSTFAAALEPATAPLRGFKVDAGHFVDMWESTFSDAGEVRVQVSVPEGHR; this is translated from the coding sequence ATGAAATTCAATGCCGGGGTAACCGTAGCGGTTCTCGTGATCGCAACGCTGTTGGGGGCGGGGTATTTGACGTTTGGGGTGCTCAAGGTGGAACCTACGGCCCAGCCCACCCGGCTCACGCTGATGCTCGACACTTCCGGTGGGTTGATGCCGACGTCGCAGGTGACGATGCGGGGTATCAGGGTCGGCAAGGTGTCGGGGATCCACACCACCCCAAGCGGATTGAAGGTGTCGATCGACCTCGACCCGGGGCATTCGATCCCCGCGGACAGCGCGATCAGCATCCAGAACCTGTCACTTGTCGGCGAGCAGTACATCGACTTCAAGCCGCAACATATCGCCCCGCCCTACCTCAGCGACGGCACCGTGATCCCCGCCGAGCGGGTGGCCTCCGCCGTTACGGTGAGCGACCTGCTCACCAAGGCCAATGCGTTGCTGTCGGTGCTCAACCCGACGTACGTGAACAACATCGTCGGCACCGTGTCGCAGGTGTTCTCCGGCAACGACGCCGCCATCGACTCGTTGGCGGCCACCGCGGGCGGGGTGGCCAAGATCGAGCGGGACAACAAGCAGATCCTGGCTGCGCTGTTCGGCAACCTCGCCACATTGACCACCAACATCAGCGAGCAGGACGTCGGCGGAGTGCTCAGCCGCAGCGGAAAGATGCTGCCGAGCTCGATCTTGGCGCTGGCCAGGCTGACCCACGAGGTCGACGTGTACGCCCATTCCGGTGATGGCGTGTTCGCCCCCGGCGCACCGGTCCCCACCTTGGTGGCCAACCTCCGGCGATACCTCGACATGCTGTCGGGACCGCTGAGCACCTTTGCCGCGGCATTGGAGCCGGCGACCGCGCCGCTGCGCGGATTCAAGGTCGACGCGGGGCATTTCGTCGACATGTGGGAGTCAACTTTCAGCGATGCAGGCGAGGTTCGCGTGCAGGTGAGCGTTCCGGAGGGACACCGATGA
- a CDS encoding MlaD family protein, with protein MMRRWLVGVSVACACLLSGCSLDPTRLPVPGAYVPIDKYSIKIEFSSVLNLPARAKVDLGGVQVGILDRVQLVGSTAVAYVDVDNSVKLPQNTRAELRQATVLGDIYIALLPAERPAPTQLHEGDTIPLRNTVPADNVEDILRSVSTLVSGGSLNTLEESVANFNKAFSKDPVELDRMRQKLAGMLRDLAANQDKIDEILTSTQRVSNDLLAETGAFDRLINEGPVRLRAMSAVLPGIVHLLVCAQDLGRYGGELFVPNTPDFLQMLSYITPTVRTIAAADTSLPAMTEKMVALIRDKLIPFYSNGSPRLSVSVDPGTRADEAISAMRTMGMLP; from the coding sequence ATGATGCGGCGGTGGCTGGTCGGGGTGTCGGTGGCCTGCGCGTGCCTGCTGTCGGGTTGTTCGCTTGACCCGACGCGTCTACCGGTTCCAGGGGCCTACGTGCCGATCGACAAGTACAGCATCAAAATCGAGTTCTCGAGTGTGCTGAATCTGCCGGCGCGGGCCAAGGTGGACCTCGGCGGTGTCCAGGTGGGTATCCTGGACCGGGTACAGTTGGTGGGCAGCACGGCCGTCGCCTACGTCGACGTCGACAATAGCGTCAAGCTGCCCCAGAACACCCGAGCCGAGTTGCGTCAGGCTACGGTGTTGGGCGACATCTACATTGCGCTGTTGCCGGCGGAGCGCCCGGCACCTACCCAGCTGCACGAGGGCGACACCATACCGCTGCGCAATACCGTGCCGGCGGACAACGTCGAAGACATTTTGCGCTCGGTCTCGACCCTGGTGTCCGGCGGGTCACTGAACACGCTGGAAGAGTCGGTGGCCAATTTCAACAAGGCCTTCTCGAAAGATCCGGTCGAGTTGGACCGGATGCGTCAGAAGCTCGCCGGAATGTTGCGCGACCTGGCGGCCAACCAGGACAAGATCGACGAGATCCTAACCAGCACACAACGTGTCAGCAACGACTTGCTGGCCGAGACCGGGGCCTTCGACCGGCTGATCAATGAGGGGCCGGTGCGACTGCGGGCGATGTCTGCCGTACTGCCCGGCATCGTCCACTTGCTGGTATGCGCACAGGATCTGGGCCGTTACGGCGGAGAGTTGTTCGTACCGAACACGCCCGATTTCCTGCAGATGCTGTCTTACATCACGCCTACGGTTCGAACCATCGCTGCTGCCGACACCTCACTGCCTGCGATGACCGAGAAGATGGTCGCGCTGATCCGCGACAAACTCATCCCGTTCTACAGCAACGGTAGTCCACGGTTGAGCGTGTCGGTCGACCCGGGAACCCGCGCGGACGAGGCGATTTCGGCGATGCGGACGATGGGTATGCTGCCATGA
- a CDS encoding MlaD family protein — protein sequence MKNKSAWIGATVLAAIVGVVALAITGAKAMTPATRALCAEFSDAVGLYPGNKVQLLGIDVGSVTAIANKPDYVQVDFTVPGDLELPADVGALTYSQSIVADRHVELTKPYAGGPKFSGAQCIKLESTKTPISVSQTFSAVDKLAGAILGDGPDPAKAPGAQAINQSLAALSRSLEGTGPETNQTLRDLVTLVGDPGHADTEYRQLLANSEILTSDLLAHWDTFTTVLQTLPESLRMIEGLSNGFGSALAHLAHSLPLLVDALNRFGPRAYNNIGDRLIPWLRDVLTAYTPQIVGFINALPPVTNWIAAQYQPAWGTHRVTYVPPQVSMSPSQAGAICAVLQQRQVPGAEAACAPGARSDALTLGLTDLLLGAAS from the coding sequence ATGAAGAACAAATCCGCTTGGATCGGTGCCACGGTGTTGGCCGCTATCGTCGGAGTCGTCGCACTCGCGATCACCGGCGCCAAGGCGATGACCCCTGCCACCCGGGCGTTGTGCGCCGAATTCAGCGACGCGGTGGGTCTTTACCCGGGAAACAAGGTGCAATTGCTGGGCATTGATGTGGGATCGGTGACCGCCATCGCCAACAAGCCCGATTACGTGCAAGTGGACTTCACTGTGCCCGGCGACCTCGAGTTGCCGGCGGATGTCGGAGCACTGACGTATTCGCAGTCGATCGTCGCCGACCGGCACGTCGAACTCACCAAGCCCTACGCCGGTGGTCCGAAGTTTTCCGGTGCGCAGTGCATCAAGCTGGAGTCGACCAAGACGCCGATCAGCGTCAGCCAAACCTTCTCTGCGGTAGACAAACTCGCCGGCGCCATCCTGGGTGACGGCCCGGACCCCGCGAAAGCGCCCGGTGCCCAGGCGATCAACCAGAGTCTGGCGGCGCTGAGTCGCTCCCTGGAGGGCACCGGCCCGGAGACCAACCAGACGCTGCGCGATCTGGTGACGCTCGTGGGCGACCCCGGCCATGCCGACACCGAATACCGGCAACTGCTGGCCAACAGCGAGATTCTGACCTCGGACCTGCTGGCGCACTGGGACACCTTCACCACGGTGCTGCAGACCTTGCCCGAAAGCCTGCGGATGATCGAGGGTCTGTCCAATGGATTCGGTTCCGCGCTAGCGCATCTCGCGCACTCACTGCCGCTTCTGGTCGATGCGTTGAACCGCTTCGGGCCCAGGGCCTATAACAACATCGGCGACAGACTGATCCCGTGGCTCAGGGACGTCCTCACCGCCTATACCCCGCAGATCGTCGGCTTCATCAACGCTCTGCCGCCGGTGACCAACTGGATTGCCGCGCAATATCAGCCGGCCTGGGGTACGCACCGTGTCACGTATGTCCCGCCGCAGGTGTCGATGTCACCGTCGCAGGCCGGCGCGATCTGTGCCGTTCTACAGCAGCGGCAGGTGCCCGGCGCCGAGGCGGCCTGCGCACCCGGAGCCAGGTCCGATGCGCTCACCCTCGGTCTGACCGACCTGCTACTCGGGGCGGCATCATGA